CTCCGCCACGGCTGTACGTTGAGACGTATCGCGTTTTCTCGTAAAGGCTAAGGTTGTCCTTCTGGAGGGAAGCAACCTCTTGCCTCAAGGACTTGACCGTGCTGTACATCTTCGAcagctcctcttccagctccgcattcttcttcttgaagcGGTCACGCTGAGCCTGTATCATAGGCAGCAGACCCGAACCACCACCCACAGGCTCCCCAGCGCGTATAGCGTCCATTGCATTGGAAGAGGTTGCCGCCTGGTCAAAACCCGAAATTATGGACGAGGTGGGCGACGCTGCTCCCCTCCTGGTTGAGTGGGGGTACCTTGAGCTGTAGGTACCAGCAACAGACATTGCAGACGATGGGAAAGCGTTCGCCGCCTCCTGCTGTACACGGAGCAGATCATTCTCAAGGGTTGTGGATAACTGCTTGGAtttctccagttcctcttTGGTATTTGAGAGGTCCTCACGCAGAAGTTCAAGCTGATCTTGGAGGTCACGATGGGACACACGAAGAACGGTAAGTTCATCTGTCAGCTTCTTGTTGCGAGCCAAGAGCAGCCCCTCTAGGCTATTACCGCTGGATCCATCCTTAGGCTTCAAAAGGGCGCTGTTGGTACCGTTAGCATTACCTGTGGAATCTccaacctcatcatcgtcccCATCGCCGGCAGAGAATTCAATAGACTACGAAGAATCAGCAAGCAAGTACGGCTGTCTTGCCATAGGAAATATCCTACcttgatcatctccagctcgcgGCGGATATCTTCATAGTCAGCGGTCTTTTCCAACCGCGACCGCAGCTCGTCCCTCTCCGCAGCCACCTTCGAGCTCTGTCTTTCCAGTTGTGAGAGCTTCGACTCCCATGAGTGACGTTCGGACTCCCGATCGAATCGCGCAGCATCCAGTTTGCGCAACAGGGACGAGTTTTCTGACTGAAGGCGAAGATAGGCGGGATCGTCTTCAACCGAGGTCGGCTGTGTAGCCTGCGAATGTGAAACGGCTTGAGCCAGCTCAAGCCTGAGTTGCTCGTTTCGTGCCTCCACCTCGGCTAGTCGCAAGGTTGTCTTTTCCAAATCGGCAGACACCAATTCTAGCTCTGCAGCAGTCGCCCCATGTTGGGAGGCATCACTGCCATCGTTCTCCTGACCCAGTCTTTGGGATACTTCGTAACTTGCCTTGATTTCCTTCAGCAAGCGGTCTTGATTTTCAACCTTCTCCTCCaagctcttctccttggcggcCCAGTTGTTCGACTTTTCCGCTAGCACGGCGGACCAGGACGACTCGATCTCTTTGATCTTTGTTTCCTGGCTGTCCTCCAAATTTCTTCTCGCAGCTCGTTCCTCCTGTAGTCGCTTTTCCGTATCCTCTAATTGGGTTGTAAGACGACTCACAGATCTTTGCAATTGGTCTCTCTCGGACGTCAATTTGGGGACGGTTTGCTCGGAGAGCACAAGGGAGTCGACCGAGGCTTCAAGGAGTGGGTAAGGATCAGGAGCTTCCGACAGAGAGGAGTAAAGCTGTAGaaatgcagatgaagaggatttCCCGTGATTGGTCAGGAGATCAATGAAGCTCTGATATGCTACCATATGTTAGCTCGAAAGATCAATCTGATCGCCGCGGAGACAGGACCAACATTTCAGGAGACCCTTGTATTCCGCAAGCTTGGAAGCATCGTCTAATTTTCGAAAAtcctttgtcttctgggCTAGCTCCTTTCTCTGTATAAGTGCATCTCGCTGTTGAGCGACAATATCCGAAGCCGTAGCGTCTAGTTTTGCGACAGTCGTTGTCAAGTCAATGCCTAATAAAGTAGAGATATCAGCAACTTTGAGCTTCAAAATAGAAAAGATTCTAAAATGGTGACGAACTTCTCCACGCCGCAATGGCACGTTGAAACTTGTTCGCTTCTTCTGGGAGCTGCTGCGCTGAGCTGGCCGGTTCGGCGTCGTGGCCATCTTGGTTGTTGTTCTCGGGAACTATGCCTTCCGTAATCGCAAAAGTAtccattttctttctcctaTTTTGGCACAAGACTTTGTCTCGGTGAGCCCATCGGTCGTCTAATTCAACCAGAAACCTTACAATTATCGACCAAGGCAGCGACCGGAC
The DNA window shown above is from Aspergillus fumigatus Af293 chromosome 1, whole genome shotgun sequence and carries:
- a CDS encoding CCAAT displacement transcription factor COY1 — its product is MDTFAITEGIVPENNNQDGHDAEPASSAQQLPEEANKFQRAIAAWRSIDLTTTVAKLDATASDIVAQQRDALIQRKELAQKTKDFRKLDDASKLAEYKGLLKSYQSFIDLLTNHGKSSSSAFLQLYSSLSEAPDPYPLLEASVDSLVLSEQTVPKLTSERDQLQRSVSRLTTQLEDTEKRLQEERAARRNLEDSQETKIKEIESSWSAVLAEKSNNWAAKEKSLEEKVENQDRLLKEIKASYEVSQRLGQENDGSDASQHGATAAELELVSADLEKTTLRLAEVEARNEQLRLELAQAVSHSQATQPTSVEDDPAYLRLQSENSSLLRKLDAARFDRESERHSWESKLSQLERQSSKVAAERDELRSRLEKTADYEDIRRELEMIKSIEFSAGDGDDDEVGDSTGNANGTNSALLKPKDGSSGNSLEGLLLARNKKLTDELTVLRVSHRDLQDQLELLREDLSNTKEELEKSKQLSTTLENDLLRVQQEAANAFPSSAMSVAGTYSSRYPHSTRRGAASPTSSIISGFDQAATSSNAMDAIRAGEPVGGGSGLLPMIQAQRDRFKKKNAELEEELSKMYSTVKSLRQEVASLQKDNLSLYEKTRYVSTYSRGGASSSASAYANKPSNSSVHVSADTPSGLSLDRYQSAYEARLSPFAAFRGRESVRAYKRMSLPERIVFSITRIILANRTSRNLFAGYCFALHVLLFLALYMMSTMEIEKHSSASLGAAAAAAMAGGGGSGSSSGQLHGDDWQQEGFNHAA